In one Spirosoma rigui genomic region, the following are encoded:
- a CDS encoding 3-keto-disaccharide hydrolase — protein MKKFLIPCLLLSVLAMATPPGKKAKWTSLFDGKTIKGWHSYHKDGVVGWYVEDASMTPDGTGGDLVTDKEYENFELEFEFKIPKGSNSGVVYKVIDDPNIKSTYMSGPEYQVIDDKGYVDGDGKPYKLKDTQMSGANYDVIPPSDFNAIKTPGEWNKGRILVNNNHVEHYLNGKKVVEYEYGSDAWKAMVAKSKFANWPYMQPHAKGKIALQNHSPKERVWYRNVQIREL, from the coding sequence ATGAAAAAATTTTTGATTCCCTGCCTGCTGCTAAGTGTACTGGCAATGGCAACACCGCCCGGCAAAAAAGCCAAATGGACGAGTCTCTTCGATGGTAAAACAATTAAAGGCTGGCACAGCTACCACAAGGATGGCGTTGTTGGCTGGTACGTCGAAGATGCATCGATGACACCCGACGGTACCGGTGGCGATTTGGTGACTGACAAGGAATACGAAAATTTTGAACTCGAGTTTGAGTTCAAAATACCAAAAGGCAGTAACAGTGGGGTCGTTTACAAAGTCATTGACGACCCAAATATCAAAAGCACTTACATGTCCGGGCCGGAATACCAGGTCATCGACGACAAAGGCTACGTTGATGGCGACGGGAAACCGTATAAACTGAAGGATACCCAGATGTCGGGTGCCAACTACGACGTTATTCCCCCGTCTGATTTCAACGCCATTAAAACCCCCGGCGAGTGGAACAAAGGCCGGATTCTGGTGAACAACAATCACGTTGAACACTACCTGAACGGTAAGAAAGTAGTAGAGTATGAGTACGGTTCCGATGCCTGGAAGGCTATGGTGGCTAAAAGCAAGTTTGCCAACTGGCCTTACATGCAGCCCCACGCTAAAGGGAAAATAGCGCTGCAAAACCACAGTCCAAAAGAGCGCGTCTGGTACCGTAACGTGCAGATTCGGGAACTGTAA
- the arfB gene encoding alternative ribosome rescue aminoacyl-tRNA hydrolase ArfB, with protein MNPNQLLPDVHYQFARSGGAGGQNVNKVATKAELRFSVRDSALLTDEQRATLLEKLATKLTTEGELVLTHQTERTQLANREKVTKKFLRLIEKAFEKPKARRATKPSKSAVAERIANKKHKGDIKANRKKIDFS; from the coding sequence ATGAATCCAAATCAACTCCTTCCCGATGTTCATTACCAGTTTGCGCGCAGCGGGGGCGCAGGTGGACAAAACGTAAACAAGGTGGCAACGAAGGCCGAACTGCGTTTTAGCGTACGCGACTCAGCCCTGCTGACCGATGAGCAACGGGCTACCCTGCTGGAGAAACTGGCCACGAAGCTGACCACCGAAGGCGAGTTGGTGCTGACTCACCAAACCGAGCGGACTCAGCTCGCCAATAGAGAGAAGGTGACAAAAAAATTTCTTCGGCTGATCGAGAAAGCATTTGAAAAGCCAAAAGCACGCCGGGCTACCAAGCCGTCAAAATCGGCCGTGGCCGAGCGCATTGCCAACAAAAAGCACAAAGGCGATATCAAGGCAAACCGGAAGAAAATCGATTTCTCCTAG
- a CDS encoding hemerythrin domain-containing protein, producing MISKDQNQISLIEQTVTTFDSGISTVEPQDGISIIDKWLDRLDEAGDDATDEIADTLEELRAELDPHQTQGQPDASAIADILQDLIDQTQSVMESAEASAEQTELSQLVATLENLHRQIAASVQSN from the coding sequence ATGATTTCGAAGGATCAAAATCAGATCTCACTGATTGAACAGACAGTGACTACGTTCGACAGCGGTATCAGTACCGTTGAACCGCAGGATGGTATTTCGATCATCGATAAATGGCTCGATCGGCTCGACGAAGCCGGTGACGACGCAACCGACGAGATTGCCGATACGCTTGAAGAGCTACGTGCCGAACTCGATCCGCACCAAACCCAGGGCCAACCCGACGCGTCGGCCATTGCCGATATTTTGCAGGATCTGATTGACCAGACGCAGTCTGTCATGGAGTCGGCCGAGGCCAGCGCCGAGCAAACGGAACTGTCGCAGCTGGTTGCAACGCTGGAGAACCTGCACCGGCAGATCGCGGCCAGTGTGCAGTCGAATTAG
- a CDS encoding pPIWI_RE_Z domain-containing protein, which produces MNMVLSSTRFTPRPALTGLLGWQEPLATRIRHRHALPGLVANRLLNVELGLYLLAELLPFAPPQALPDLLNKQGVVYRQRPVWSPRQHRALIQAQTLLAPYRDRAAWFKALDKYATLPQELRTFAVNGRGGWNPEISSYVLRDRLSLFQRALA; this is translated from the coding sequence ATGAACATGGTCTTATCATCCACCCGTTTTACCCCCCGTCCCGCGCTCACCGGCTTACTGGGCTGGCAGGAGCCGCTGGCAACCCGCATCCGGCATCGGCATGCGCTGCCCGGTCTGGTCGCCAACCGGCTGCTCAACGTCGAACTGGGGTTGTATCTGCTGGCCGAACTGTTACCCTTTGCCCCACCCCAAGCGCTGCCCGATCTGCTCAACAAGCAGGGCGTCGTTTATCGGCAACGGCCGGTCTGGTCGCCCCGGCAGCACCGGGCGCTGATTCAGGCGCAAACGCTGCTGGCCCCTTACCGCGACCGGGCTGCGTGGTTTAAAGCATTGGATAAATACGCTACGTTGCCGCAGGAGTTGCGCACTTTTGCCGTGAACGGGCGGGGTGGCTGGAATCCGGAAATCAGCAGCTACGTTCTGCGTGACCGGCTCAGCCTGTTTCAGCGGGCGCTCGCTTAA
- a CDS encoding pPIWI_RE_Z domain-containing protein — protein sequence MNMPFLPQTRTPSIFGPVRPQSSRNTALSVSQLLDVELGLFLLSQLVPAASPDALPDLMGEGVSVATNRAAWTPRQQKYLNRGRALLAHCLQPAVWSALIERYATGATTVSAYDVSQDRRWFGEKTVGFSRNRLTVLRKMLA from the coding sequence ATGAATATGCCCTTCCTACCTCAAACACGAACACCGTCGATCTTCGGCCCGGTTCGTCCGCAATCCTCCAGAAACACGGCTTTATCGGTAAGCCAGCTCCTCGATGTTGAGTTAGGTCTGTTCCTGCTCTCACAACTGGTTCCGGCGGCCTCCCCCGATGCACTCCCCGACTTGATGGGCGAAGGCGTATCGGTAGCAACCAACCGGGCGGCCTGGACACCCCGACAACAGAAGTACCTGAACCGGGGACGGGCGCTGCTGGCCCACTGCCTGCAACCGGCAGTATGGAGTGCATTGATCGAGCGGTACGCCACGGGAGCTACTACGGTCAGCGCCTACGATGTGAGCCAGGACCGCCGCTGGTTTGGCGAAAAAACAGTGGGGTTCTCCCGCAATCGACTGACGGTTCTCCGCAAAATGCTGGCCTGA
- a CDS encoding helix-turn-helix transcriptional regulator, translating to MPITRSAFQRYRLIDEIISRYPRQYSKQKLFELCQEKCGIRSISSLEKDIQRLREDHDAPIAYCKRRNGYYYTNPQFRLLRLMLSPDDMEALDYAREVLAATQGASVADELTNALQKVRQSLDIIREVKTDALTRRIVYVEERILGGNRQYVPILIRAINQNRQIQFRYTKHEITDGNAPAETPRLRSLHPILLREVADSWYVIGYDEGTGKERTFALDRMSDLALTDEPCAVPPAVLTNVSELFEHIYGITDSSGPVEEIVLSFSPLFGRYVKAKPIHQTQEVISDTDTECVVRLRLAPNRDLLMHLRSYGDHLKVLQPKSLVQAMIESLQAALDRY from the coding sequence ATGCCGATAACCCGTTCTGCTTTCCAGCGATACCGCCTGATCGATGAGATCATTAGTCGATACCCGCGTCAGTACTCGAAGCAAAAGTTGTTTGAGCTTTGTCAGGAGAAGTGCGGCATTCGCTCCATATCGTCGCTGGAGAAGGATATTCAGCGGCTGCGCGAAGACCACGATGCGCCCATTGCTTATTGCAAACGGCGTAATGGCTATTACTATACCAATCCGCAGTTTCGACTCCTGCGCCTGATGCTCTCGCCCGACGATATGGAAGCGCTCGACTACGCCCGCGAGGTGCTGGCCGCCACGCAGGGTGCATCCGTTGCCGACGAACTGACCAATGCGCTACAGAAGGTGCGACAGAGCCTGGACATCATCCGGGAGGTAAAAACCGACGCCCTCACACGCCGGATCGTTTACGTGGAGGAGCGCATTCTGGGGGGTAACCGGCAATACGTACCCATCCTGATTCGGGCTATTAACCAGAACCGCCAGATCCAGTTCCGGTACACCAAACATGAAATCACGGATGGAAACGCTCCGGCCGAAACGCCCCGGCTCCGCAGTCTCCACCCGATCCTGCTGCGGGAAGTGGCCGATAGCTGGTACGTGATTGGCTACGACGAGGGAACGGGAAAAGAGCGGACGTTTGCCCTCGACCGGATGAGCGACCTTGCCCTGACCGACGAGCCCTGCGCTGTGCCACCCGCCGTGCTGACTAACGTCAGTGAGTTGTTCGAACACATCTATGGCATTACTGACAGCAGCGGACCGGTAGAAGAGATCGTGCTGTCGTTTTCACCCTTGTTTGGCCGGTACGTGAAAGCCAAGCCTATCCACCAGACGCAGGAGGTGATCAGCGATACCGATACGGAATGCGTAGTGCGGCTCCGGCTCGCGCCCAATCGCGACCTCCTGATGCATCTCCGGTCCTACGGCGATCACCTGAAAGTGCTGCAACCCAAAAGTCTGGTGCAAGCCATGATCGAATCGCTGCAGGCCGCGCTGGACCGGTATTAG
- a CDS encoding YdeI/OmpD-associated family protein — translation MQTFTAVLQRFDQKGEKTGWTYIEIPVDVTRALKPGQKTSFRVKGTLDNYPISLVALIPMGTSGEVAGSFIMAVNATMRRGIRKEEGASVRVTLEVDDSPIPLSPDLMACLADDPAALDFFNTLAKGHQNYFSNWIEEAKTIETKTKRLTQAVTGLSMGMGYGEMVRHFKKRR, via the coding sequence ATGCAAACGTTTACCGCAGTTCTTCAACGGTTTGACCAGAAAGGGGAAAAGACCGGCTGGACCTACATCGAAATCCCCGTCGACGTTACCCGCGCGCTCAAACCCGGCCAGAAAACCTCCTTCCGGGTAAAAGGCACGCTGGATAATTATCCCATTTCGCTGGTCGCGCTTATCCCCATGGGCACGTCGGGCGAAGTGGCGGGCTCGTTCATCATGGCTGTCAATGCCACCATGCGCCGGGGTATACGGAAAGAGGAAGGCGCTTCAGTACGTGTCACCCTTGAGGTGGATGACTCACCCATTCCCCTCTCGCCCGATCTGATGGCGTGTCTGGCCGACGACCCGGCTGCACTGGATTTCTTCAACACGCTGGCGAAAGGCCATCAGAATTATTTCAGTAACTGGATTGAAGAGGCCAAAACGATTGAGACAAAAACCAAACGCCTTACACAGGCCGTAACAGGCTTGTCGATGGGCATGGGCTACGGCGAAATGGTCCGGCATTTCAAGAAACGGCGCTAG
- a CDS encoding tryptophan 2,3-dioxygenase family protein: protein MSESIPDKLAQLERKFAAMGQDMASYLDGLLQADYLTYWDYVHLDTLLSLQTPKTAYPDELIFVTYHQITELYFKLTLHEIAQIADAQPLTPGFFAARMQRVNRYFGLLEQSFGVMISGMERGQFLKFRMALLPSSGFQSVQFREIEIVSTDFRNLLVDAPEGGASIADQYDAIYWKRGATELATQQKTLTLNQFDRQYSTRLIRLAETYQTKNLHARYQELATAGQATPELTSALRDYDHRVNVRWKLAHLRSAVQYLHKEPDDVKATGGTNWQTYLPPVQQQRIFFPSLWPTEELQQWGRTTPPDQPIPKV from the coding sequence ATGTCCGAATCCATTCCCGACAAACTGGCTCAACTCGAACGAAAGTTCGCAGCGATGGGTCAGGATATGGCATCCTATCTCGACGGACTACTCCAGGCCGACTACCTCACCTACTGGGACTACGTTCACCTGGACACCCTCCTGTCGCTGCAAACGCCCAAAACGGCTTATCCCGATGAGTTGATCTTCGTGACCTACCACCAGATCACAGAGCTATACTTCAAACTGACTCTGCACGAGATTGCCCAGATCGCCGACGCTCAGCCGTTGACACCCGGCTTTTTTGCCGCCCGGATGCAGCGCGTGAACCGCTATTTCGGGCTGCTGGAGCAGTCGTTCGGGGTAATGATTTCGGGGATGGAACGCGGCCAGTTCCTCAAGTTCCGGATGGCACTGCTGCCGTCCAGTGGGTTTCAGTCGGTGCAGTTTCGTGAAATTGAAATCGTATCGACCGACTTCCGGAATCTGCTCGTCGACGCGCCCGAAGGCGGGGCGTCAATTGCCGACCAGTATGATGCTATTTACTGGAAACGGGGCGCTACGGAGCTGGCCACCCAGCAAAAAACGCTGACGCTTAATCAATTCGATCGGCAGTACAGCACCCGGCTTATCCGGCTGGCGGAGACGTACCAGACCAAAAATCTGCACGCCCGGTATCAGGAGCTGGCAACCGCTGGCCAGGCAACGCCCGAGTTGACCAGTGCACTCCGCGACTATGACCACCGCGTCAATGTCCGCTGGAAACTGGCCCACCTGCGGTCGGCGGTGCAGTACCTGCACAAAGAGCCGGATGATGTGAAGGCCACGGGCGGCACCAACTGGCAAACCTACCTGCCACCGGTACAGCAGCAACGTATCTTTTTCCCGTCGTTGTGGCCGACGGAGGAGTTACAGCAGTGGGGCCGGACGACTCCGCCGGATCAACCCATCCCAAAAGTCTAG
- a CDS encoding SDR family oxidoreductase has translation MTMQNKTVIISGASRGIGRATALLLAQQGAHVIATARSAADLATLEAEHAGIVAVPGDVANEADMAAVVQTALDRFGRIDVVINNAGYGVFKNVEEITATEWDDLMATNVKGTFLLTKAALPTLKAQGSGHVVIVASDVAKRTFAGGSLYTASKYAQEAFMGALRKEVRPMGIKVSGIYTGLVDSHFHAKGHGHETSTHYLKEQDVAESMLFIISRPAHVVIDEFMVHPLEQDY, from the coding sequence ATGACTATGCAAAACAAAACCGTTATCATCTCCGGCGCGTCGCGCGGCATTGGCCGGGCTACTGCGCTGCTACTGGCACAACAGGGCGCGCACGTGATCGCCACCGCCCGCAGCGCTGCCGATCTGGCCACCCTCGAAGCCGAACACGCCGGGATCGTAGCCGTACCGGGCGATGTGGCCAATGAAGCCGACATGGCAGCGGTCGTGCAAACGGCTCTTGACCGTTTCGGCCGGATCGACGTTGTGATCAACAATGCGGGCTACGGTGTTTTCAAGAATGTAGAAGAGATCACTGCCACGGAATGGGATGACCTGATGGCGACCAATGTTAAAGGGACGTTTCTGCTGACCAAAGCGGCCCTGCCCACGCTCAAAGCACAGGGGTCGGGTCACGTGGTTATTGTTGCATCGGATGTGGCCAAGCGGACCTTCGCCGGCGGGTCGCTCTACACGGCCAGTAAGTACGCGCAGGAAGCCTTTATGGGTGCGCTTCGCAAGGAAGTTCGGCCGATGGGTATCAAAGTAAGCGGTATTTATACCGGTCTGGTCGATTCACATTTCCACGCCAAAGGGCATGGCCACGAAACATCGACGCACTACCTGAAAGAACAGGACGTTGCCGAGTCGATGCTGTTCATCATCAGCCGCCCCGCCCATGTCGTCATCGACGAATTTATGGTGCACCCGCTGGAACAGGACTATTAA
- a CDS encoding alpha-amylase family protein has product MKIILVVLLLAFSQCPLPAQPNGQAPTVNTNRYFGLHFDFHAEGGDSLVGRNLSERQLDSLLTAVKPDFIQVDCKGHPGVSSYPSKVATATVTPRIEKDPLAFYRAVTRKHGVALYLHYSGVFDYAALANHPDWAVQQADGSKHPSMTSVHGPYADSLLIPQLRELADYGADGVWVDGECWATLADYSEPALAKFRAATGVKTVPRSESDPGYGAFQEFARQSFVDYLGHYVDDVHRHKPTFRIASNWAYSSMMPAPITTQVDYLSGDLTPGNSVNSAALEGRIMAAQGQLYRKPWDLMSWGFWYTFGPARQGDQKTAVHLMQDAAEILALGGGFQTYYQQRRDASLPLRQLPVMAELSQFVRARQPFCEGSVAVPQVALVYANATVRAFSKSLFGNEQTGRVNGVLTALLDAQLPVEVLSEQHLQGRMKQYPVIVLSQQDSLDPGFRRELLDYARQGGNVLIIGAENTRQFAAELGVTPVGANRDDPTTVLYKGESVLLTGAVLPVRITGGATRPIGQFLRAEAGDPIPGVVASETPYGQGRLTAVYADLSADYRKHQSPKLRDFMAALVQPLLSRPRVAVSGSHLVHVVLNRQNNKLAVNLINTGGRHADPQVYTHDEVPPLTNLTVQLRTDSKPKRVIQQPENRRLPVRYANGVATITVPQLALHSILVVE; this is encoded by the coding sequence ATGAAAATCATCCTTGTCGTACTGCTTTTAGCTTTCAGCCAGTGTCCGCTACCGGCGCAGCCGAATGGTCAGGCACCAACCGTCAATACCAACCGGTACTTTGGCCTGCATTTCGATTTTCACGCTGAAGGGGGTGATTCACTCGTGGGCCGAAACCTGTCGGAGCGACAACTCGATTCGCTGCTGACGGCGGTAAAACCCGATTTCATTCAGGTCGATTGCAAAGGGCATCCGGGCGTGAGCAGCTATCCCTCCAAAGTGGCGACGGCTACCGTAACGCCCCGGATAGAAAAAGACCCGCTGGCGTTTTACCGGGCCGTTACCCGCAAACACGGCGTAGCCTTGTACCTGCATTACTCGGGCGTATTCGACTATGCCGCCCTGGCTAACCATCCCGACTGGGCCGTTCAGCAGGCCGACGGCAGTAAGCACCCGTCGATGACATCGGTCCACGGTCCCTACGCCGACTCCCTGTTGATTCCGCAGCTCCGCGAACTGGCCGACTACGGGGCCGACGGTGTCTGGGTCGATGGCGAATGCTGGGCCACCCTCGCCGACTATTCCGAACCGGCGCTGGCAAAATTCCGGGCTGCTACGGGTGTAAAGACGGTGCCGCGCTCCGAAAGCGATCCGGGCTATGGGGCGTTCCAGGAGTTTGCCCGGCAATCGTTTGTCGATTACCTGGGCCATTATGTCGATGATGTGCACCGCCACAAACCCACGTTCCGGATTGCGTCCAACTGGGCTTACTCATCCATGATGCCAGCACCCATTACGACCCAGGTCGATTACCTCTCGGGTGACCTGACCCCCGGCAACAGCGTGAACTCGGCCGCGCTGGAAGGGCGGATCATGGCGGCTCAGGGGCAGCTTTACCGGAAGCCCTGGGACCTGATGTCGTGGGGCTTCTGGTACACGTTCGGACCAGCGCGGCAGGGCGATCAGAAAACAGCGGTTCACCTGATGCAGGATGCCGCCGAGATTCTGGCGCTGGGGGGCGGCTTTCAGACCTACTACCAGCAGCGACGTGATGCGTCGCTGCCCCTGCGTCAGCTGCCGGTTATGGCCGAGCTAAGTCAGTTCGTTCGGGCCCGGCAGCCGTTCTGTGAGGGCAGCGTAGCCGTGCCGCAGGTGGCCCTCGTGTATGCCAATGCTACGGTTCGTGCGTTTAGCAAATCGCTGTTCGGTAACGAGCAGACAGGCCGCGTCAATGGGGTGCTGACGGCCTTGCTCGACGCGCAGTTGCCAGTCGAGGTGTTGTCCGAACAGCACCTGCAGGGGCGCATGAAGCAGTATCCGGTCATTGTGCTGTCGCAGCAGGACTCGCTCGATCCCGGCTTCCGGCGCGAACTGCTCGACTACGCCCGTCAGGGTGGAAACGTGCTCATTATCGGTGCCGAAAATACGCGCCAGTTTGCGGCCGAACTGGGCGTTACACCCGTTGGTGCCAACCGGGACGACCCAACGACGGTGTTGTACAAGGGCGAATCGGTACTGCTGACGGGGGCCGTACTGCCCGTCCGGATCACGGGTGGGGCAACCCGGCCCATCGGCCAGTTCCTGCGCGCGGAAGCGGGCGATCCCATACCCGGTGTGGTGGCATCCGAGACTCCCTACGGTCAGGGACGGCTTACGGCTGTGTACGCCGATCTGAGTGCCGACTACCGCAAACACCAGTCGCCGAAACTGCGCGACTTTATGGCAGCTCTGGTTCAGCCGCTGCTGTCGCGACCTCGGGTTGCGGTGAGCGGATCTCATCTGGTCCATGTGGTCCTGAACCGACAGAACAATAAGCTCGCGGTAAACCTGATCAATACGGGTGGCCGCCACGCTGATCCGCAGGTGTACACGCACGATGAAGTACCGCCCCTGACCAACCTGACTGTACAGCTACGTACCGACAGCAAACCAAAGCGGGTTATTCAGCAGCCCGAAAATCGCCGGCTGCCAGTTCGGTACGCCAACGGAGTGGCAACGATAACCGTGCCGCAGCTGGCGCTGCATTCCATACTCGTGGTTGAGTAA
- a CDS encoding TonB-dependent receptor, translating to MKFISLFIFSLLIAAASRGQTTQIVRVTDSLTRQPVIGATVRTGSQVKPVVGAVTDVHGTARLENLPAGLRALMVSAVGYETATFPLRNPVPADTLFFALKPATESIDEVTVTATRTNSRIEDLPIKVEVLGQEDMDEESAVVPGNVSSILGDISIIHIQRTSAVNGNQAIRMQGLDPKYTQILRDGLPLYEGFSGNLGVLQIPPLDLKQVEIVKGSVSTLYGGGAIGGMINIVSKAPTSDTPEFTALINRSGLKESNGNAYYAQRYAGGKTGLTFFTGYTNQQAVDVTGDGFTDSPLIRQFTLHPRFFWNPSDRTRLNVGYAYTNEHREGGYLPALEGTLPNAYRNITDLQRHTIDFNASRNTSASNLISFKGAVSTFHRQNTDYQQLADGRQASVYLEANDLVQAGKHQFIGGLNLTTEAFRKNRDSTRLVDYTYQTVGAFVQDDYQLTGNIALQAGLRFDHHTTFGSFLLPRLSVKLKPSDSWTVRLSAGTGYKTPNLFVNQTPGQLGVSLIFPRLLPLDPATVKAERSVGTNADIAYSRTFENGLSVQVDQAFYYTVVNTPVVSTFASTSNNLGAYTQLVNAPYDLFSMGTDTYVRLEYKDYELYLGYNHTLSRRSGVDNTYLPLAPQDKFSTTLAWENEHFRFGIETAYVGSQYLYNNQRVANYWFFAGAAEYHYNEHWRLVLNAENIFNVRQANYETVVTGSIVQPSFRPVWAPLEGRIVNLALKYTL from the coding sequence ATGAAGTTTATATCCCTTTTCATTTTCTCCCTGCTGATCGCGGCAGCCAGCCGGGGTCAAACCACCCAGATTGTCCGAGTGACCGATAGCCTCACCCGGCAACCCGTTATCGGTGCCACCGTCCGGACGGGCAGTCAGGTTAAACCGGTAGTGGGTGCGGTCACTGACGTTCATGGCACGGCCCGTCTGGAAAACCTGCCTGCCGGTCTTCGTGCGCTAATGGTCAGTGCGGTGGGGTACGAAACCGCTACGTTTCCACTGCGCAACCCTGTTCCGGCCGATACGCTTTTTTTCGCGCTAAAACCGGCGACGGAATCCATCGACGAGGTAACCGTCACCGCCACCCGCACCAACTCCCGCATCGAAGACCTGCCTATCAAGGTGGAGGTACTGGGTCAGGAAGACATGGATGAAGAGAGCGCCGTTGTACCGGGTAATGTGAGCAGCATCCTGGGCGATATTTCCATCATTCATATCCAGCGAACCTCGGCCGTCAACGGTAACCAGGCCATTCGGATGCAGGGGCTAGACCCCAAATACACCCAGATTTTGCGCGATGGACTTCCCCTTTACGAAGGTTTCTCGGGCAACCTTGGTGTGCTGCAGATCCCGCCCCTCGACCTGAAGCAGGTGGAGATCGTAAAAGGCTCGGTGTCGACGCTCTACGGGGGCGGAGCCATTGGGGGTATGATCAACATCGTTTCCAAAGCGCCCACGTCCGACACACCGGAGTTTACGGCCCTCATCAACCGGTCGGGTTTGAAAGAAAGTAACGGAAATGCTTACTACGCCCAACGCTACGCTGGTGGTAAGACGGGGCTGACCTTCTTCACTGGCTATACCAACCAGCAGGCCGTCGACGTGACGGGCGATGGATTTACCGATAGTCCGCTCATCCGGCAGTTTACCCTGCACCCGCGTTTTTTCTGGAATCCATCGGACCGGACCCGACTCAATGTGGGCTACGCTTACACCAACGAACACCGGGAAGGCGGGTACCTGCCCGCGCTGGAAGGTACGCTACCGAACGCCTACCGCAACATCACCGATCTGCAACGCCATACCATCGACTTCAACGCCAGCCGCAACACCTCGGCCAGCAATCTGATCTCCTTTAAAGGCGCTGTCAGCACGTTCCACCGCCAGAACACAGACTATCAACAACTGGCCGACGGTCGCCAGGCATCGGTTTATCTGGAAGCCAACGACCTGGTACAGGCGGGTAAACACCAGTTCATTGGCGGCCTTAACCTGACCACCGAAGCCTTCCGAAAAAATCGCGACAGTACCCGGCTCGTTGACTACACCTACCAAACAGTTGGCGCCTTCGTGCAGGACGACTACCAACTGACCGGCAACATTGCCCTGCAGGCCGGCCTCCGGTTCGATCACCACACTACGTTCGGGAGTTTTCTACTGCCGAGACTATCGGTCAAGCTCAAGCCATCAGACTCGTGGACGGTGCGGCTAAGCGCCGGAACGGGCTACAAGACGCCCAATCTGTTCGTCAACCAAACACCCGGTCAACTGGGTGTGAGCCTGATCTTTCCGCGGCTGCTGCCGCTTGATCCAGCTACGGTAAAAGCCGAACGGTCGGTAGGGACCAACGCGGACATTGCGTACAGCAGGACGTTTGAAAATGGCCTGTCGGTGCAGGTCGACCAGGCGTTTTACTACACCGTCGTCAACACGCCGGTCGTGTCGACTTTTGCCAGCACGTCAAATAATCTGGGCGCTTACACCCAACTGGTCAATGCGCCGTATGACCTGTTCAGCATGGGTACCGACACGTACGTACGGCTCGAATACAAGGATTATGAACTCTACCTGGGGTATAACCACACACTGTCCCGGCGCTCGGGCGTCGACAATACCTATCTGCCACTGGCTCCGCAGGACAAGTTCTCAACGACGCTGGCCTGGGAGAACGAACATTTTCGTTTCGGCATCGAAACGGCTTATGTAGGCTCACAGTACCTCTACAACAACCAGCGCGTGGCCAATTACTGGTTCTTTGCCGGGGCAGCCGAGTATCATTACAACGAACACTGGCGGCTGGTCCTGAACGCCGAAAACATATTCAACGTCAGGCAGGCCAATTACGAAACCGTCGTAACGGGCTCCATTGTCCAACCCTCATTTCGGCCCGTCTGGGCTCCGCTCGAAGGCCGCATCGTGAACCTGGCGTTGAAATATACTCTGTAA